One Idiomarina loihiensis L2TR genomic window carries:
- a CDS encoding YdgA family protein yields the protein MNKKGLLGGVGIVIVAGALIGPKFVGLQVEGALKQHVEVINQLPAYNARMVSFDSGWFGSTATISLGVDFGSIYPEGSAPDDLSFEVVIDVQHGPVLTQFSPGLGMASFEAHAKDDGLREYIEWEENTPFYHLTGSAGFFGGVSYDDEIVAFSSKPNDEQTSLTFTGYEGEGSISSDEFSYEGKLEGAEGLIEGQAISIGEFEISTEAKGNMLEIVKGELYEGEMSMKLDKIIVGQPDDVDLFELKDLGIEFVSYFSDDKESMNIDMNYSVESLKAEDFDLDDLKLKMAFNNIDSEFLLAYNQMMQKIYDQNPDEIEVATQKLVKENLPKLLQAEPEFVISEFSGKMEPGEFKGDLSAKLAGVNQMPDNMEDTQFWLSSLIVDSSIAIDKPLLKWVAEQQMLSTMRMQMPGADEAELQKMAEQQAPMMIDMYIQQGLLKEEDDEYRSEFQMENGEGVLNGQKIPIAKMM from the coding sequence ATGAATAAGAAAGGACTCCTTGGTGGCGTCGGTATCGTCATAGTTGCAGGCGCTCTAATTGGCCCTAAATTCGTTGGCCTTCAAGTTGAGGGTGCGTTAAAGCAACACGTTGAAGTGATAAATCAATTACCCGCTTATAACGCTCGTATGGTCTCGTTTGATAGTGGCTGGTTCGGTTCAACTGCAACAATATCGCTGGGCGTAGATTTCGGTTCTATTTACCCGGAAGGGTCAGCACCTGATGACTTGTCTTTTGAAGTGGTTATTGATGTTCAGCACGGTCCGGTTCTGACTCAATTTTCTCCTGGTCTGGGTATGGCCTCGTTTGAAGCTCATGCCAAGGACGATGGGTTACGTGAGTATATTGAATGGGAAGAGAACACGCCTTTTTATCACCTGACTGGTTCAGCAGGTTTTTTTGGTGGTGTTAGTTATGACGATGAAATTGTCGCGTTCAGTTCTAAACCGAATGATGAGCAAACGTCACTGACCTTTACTGGCTATGAAGGTGAAGGTTCCATTTCTTCGGATGAGTTCAGTTACGAAGGAAAACTGGAAGGCGCAGAAGGTCTTATTGAGGGCCAGGCTATCAGCATTGGTGAGTTTGAAATAAGCACTGAAGCTAAAGGCAACATGCTGGAAATTGTGAAGGGCGAGCTTTATGAAGGCGAAATGTCTATGAAGCTTGATAAAATCATTGTAGGCCAGCCGGATGATGTCGACCTGTTTGAATTGAAAGATCTTGGAATTGAATTCGTTAGTTATTTCAGCGACGACAAAGAAAGCATGAATATTGATATGAACTATTCTGTAGAGTCGCTGAAAGCCGAAGACTTTGACCTTGACGATCTGAAGTTAAAGATGGCTTTTAATAACATCGATTCTGAGTTCTTGCTTGCTTATAACCAAATGATGCAAAAGATTTATGACCAGAACCCCGACGAAATAGAAGTTGCGACGCAAAAGCTGGTAAAGGAAAACCTACCTAAGTTACTGCAGGCAGAGCCTGAGTTCGTTATTAGTGAATTTAGCGGGAAAATGGAGCCGGGCGAATTTAAAGGTGACCTAAGCGCTAAATTGGCGGGTGTAAACCAAATGCCGGACAATATGGAAGACACGCAATTCTGGCTTTCCAGCCTGATTGTTGACTCATCTATTGCTATTGATAAGCCGTTGTTGAAATGGGTCGCTGAACAGCAGATGTTGTCAACAATGCGTATGCAAATGCCTGGTGCCGATGAAGCTGAACTGCAGAAAATGGCTGAACAACAAGCACCAATGATGATTGATATGTACATACAACAAGGTTTGCTGAAGGAAGAAGATGACGAGTACCGCAGCGAATTCCAGATGGAAAACGGTGAAGGTGTACTGAACGGTCAGAAAATTCCAATCGCGAAAATGATGTAA
- a CDS encoding OsmC domain/YcaO domain-containing protein, with amino-acid sequence MEINVNFLDNMRLEAKFDDFTVISDQPIRYKGDGSAPGPFDYFLASSVMCAAHFIRLYCDARDIPTENIRVSQNNVVDPEDRYKQLFKIQVELPADISEKDRKAIIRAAERCAVKRVIENDLEFDVEAVESITQDAQALLTIRPDSDSRTYIEGKDLPLEQTIANMTAILADLGMKIEISSWRNIVPHVWSLHIRDAASPMCFTNGKGATKESALCSALGEFIERLSCNFFYNDQYFGEEIANAEFVHYPNEKWFKPGTNDELPTEILDEYCRELYDPEGELRGSHLIDTNSGRADRGIVSLPFTRHSDGETVYFPSNLIENLYLSNGMSAGNTLPEAQVQCLSEIFERAVKKHIIEEEIALPDVPQEVLNKYPNILEGIKALEEQGYPVLVKDASLGGQFPVACVTLMNPRTGGVFASFGAHPSFEVALERSLTELLQGRSFEGLNDLPAPTFNSMAVTEPNNFVEHFIDSSGVVSWRFFSAKSDIEFVEWDFSGSNQEEADTLFGILQDMGKEAYIAVHEDLGAPVCRILVPGYSEVYPVEDLIWDNTNIALQYREDILNLHRLTDDQLEDLVERLEDSQLDNYMDIITLIGIEFDENTVWGQLTILELKLLIYLALQRHDDAFEYVEMFLQFNDNTVERTLFYRAIEAVLEITLDEELELDDYRYNLGRMYGEETIEAVIGSVNGTTRFYGLTPTNMQLEGLDRHLRLIESYKKLHAARAERQV; translated from the coding sequence ATGGAAATCAATGTAAACTTTCTCGACAATATGCGCCTTGAGGCGAAATTCGATGACTTCACAGTTATTTCGGATCAGCCTATTCGGTACAAAGGCGATGGTTCTGCCCCCGGTCCTTTTGACTACTTTCTGGCGTCTTCCGTTATGTGCGCGGCGCACTTTATTCGTTTGTATTGCGACGCCCGCGATATTCCAACCGAGAATATCCGCGTCTCGCAAAATAACGTGGTCGACCCGGAAGACCGCTATAAGCAGCTGTTTAAAATTCAGGTTGAGTTACCGGCCGATATTTCCGAGAAAGACCGCAAAGCCATTATCCGGGCAGCCGAGCGTTGCGCCGTTAAGCGCGTTATCGAAAACGATTTAGAGTTTGACGTCGAAGCGGTTGAAAGCATCACTCAAGACGCTCAGGCGTTACTGACCATACGCCCTGACAGCGACAGCCGAACCTATATTGAAGGTAAAGACTTACCGCTGGAACAAACCATAGCCAATATGACGGCGATACTGGCGGACTTAGGCATGAAGATAGAAATATCCTCCTGGCGTAATATTGTTCCGCATGTGTGGTCGCTGCACATTCGCGATGCCGCTTCTCCTATGTGCTTTACCAATGGCAAAGGCGCCACCAAAGAAAGCGCATTATGCTCCGCGCTGGGTGAGTTTATTGAACGCTTAAGCTGTAATTTCTTCTATAACGACCAGTACTTTGGTGAAGAAATAGCAAACGCTGAGTTTGTGCACTACCCCAACGAAAAGTGGTTTAAGCCCGGCACAAACGACGAGCTTCCCACGGAAATTCTGGACGAATACTGCCGTGAGCTTTATGACCCTGAAGGTGAATTGCGCGGTTCACACTTAATTGATACCAACTCAGGCCGGGCTGACAGAGGGATCGTTTCATTGCCGTTCACGCGTCATTCCGACGGCGAAACAGTTTATTTTCCGTCAAACTTAATTGAAAACCTGTATTTAAGTAACGGTATGAGCGCAGGTAATACCTTGCCCGAAGCTCAGGTTCAATGCTTATCGGAAATTTTTGAGCGCGCCGTTAAAAAGCACATTATTGAAGAAGAAATTGCTCTGCCCGATGTGCCGCAAGAGGTGCTTAACAAGTACCCGAATATTCTGGAAGGAATAAAAGCCTTAGAAGAGCAAGGCTACCCAGTGTTAGTTAAAGATGCTTCGCTTGGCGGTCAGTTCCCGGTAGCTTGTGTTACTTTAATGAACCCACGCACCGGCGGTGTTTTTGCTTCTTTTGGTGCGCACCCAAGCTTTGAAGTGGCGCTGGAACGTAGCCTGACGGAGTTATTGCAAGGGCGCAGCTTTGAAGGTTTAAACGACCTGCCAGCCCCAACTTTCAACTCCATGGCCGTAACCGAGCCAAATAACTTTGTTGAGCACTTTATTGATTCGTCGGGTGTGGTGTCCTGGCGTTTCTTTAGCGCTAAGTCCGACATTGAATTCGTTGAGTGGGACTTCAGCGGCTCTAACCAGGAAGAAGCCGATACGCTGTTTGGTATTTTGCAGGACATGGGCAAAGAAGCTTACATAGCCGTGCACGAAGATTTAGGCGCGCCAGTATGCCGTATTCTGGTACCAGGCTATTCTGAAGTTTACCCCGTGGAAGACCTTATTTGGGACAACACCAATATTGCTCTGCAATACCGTGAAGACATTCTCAACCTGCACCGCTTAACCGACGATCAGTTAGAAGACTTAGTTGAGCGCCTGGAAGACAGTCAGCTTGATAACTACATGGATATTATCACCCTGATTGGTATTGAGTTCGACGAAAACACGGTTTGGGGTCAGCTCACCATTCTTGAGTTAAAACTGCTTATCTACCTTGCGCTGCAACGCCATGACGACGCTTTCGAATATGTAGAAATGTTCCTGCAGTTCAACGACAACACCGTTGAGCGCACGCTATTCTACCGTGCCATTGAAGCCGTACTGGAAATTACTCTGGACGAAGAGCTAGAGCTGGATGACTACCGCTACAACTTAGGCCGCATGTATGGCGAAGAGACCATAGAAGCCGTTATAGGCTCTGTTAATGGTACTACACGCTTCTACGGTCTAACGCCAACCAATATGCAACTGGAAGGTCTGGACAGACACTTACGCTTAATAGAGAGCTACAAGAAACTGCACGCGGCACGGGCTGAACGGCAGGTTTAA
- a CDS encoding vWA domain-containing protein, whose protein sequence is MKKIQRAPVEVFNLAFLDIISCAFGAVIMLVLLAKNGTEDTERGPANLSTLVAEVLQAQQSVEELKGALSDKQDELKAAEQKTASVTEQEKNLESSIPRAQKTLQQLQDKASSLRAEIRQATAMLNTPNSTDTPDDDVGGIPTDAEYVVFVIDNSGSMSGGRGWSRVISVVNDIIESHPKMKGFQIMAADGDFMFSSKAGDWLPDSKRFRQMAMQQMPNFTGGKSAPELGILKAINLYKKTKGTTSLYVFGDDYRASDLDAIVRQITSQNQGADGKPVMRIHGIGFSRAQGNAETFAAFMQAVAKRNRGAFVGLNF, encoded by the coding sequence ATGAAAAAAATTCAGCGTGCGCCAGTAGAGGTTTTCAACCTGGCCTTTCTGGATATTATTTCCTGTGCTTTTGGTGCGGTGATTATGCTGGTGTTGTTAGCGAAAAACGGTACTGAAGATACCGAGCGTGGGCCAGCTAACCTCAGTACCTTAGTTGCAGAAGTATTGCAGGCGCAGCAGTCGGTTGAGGAATTAAAAGGGGCTTTGTCCGACAAACAGGATGAGCTTAAGGCCGCCGAGCAAAAGACCGCATCAGTCACTGAGCAGGAAAAGAATCTAGAAAGCTCTATTCCGCGGGCACAGAAAACCCTGCAACAATTGCAGGATAAAGCCTCGTCGTTAAGGGCTGAAATACGGCAAGCCACTGCAATGCTAAACACGCCGAACAGCACAGACACACCTGATGATGATGTAGGCGGTATCCCAACTGACGCTGAGTACGTGGTGTTTGTTATTGATAATTCCGGGTCTATGTCGGGAGGCCGCGGCTGGAGCCGGGTTATTAGCGTTGTTAACGACATTATAGAAAGTCACCCGAAAATGAAGGGCTTTCAGATTATGGCCGCCGACGGTGACTTTATGTTCAGCAGTAAAGCGGGTGACTGGTTACCGGACAGCAAACGGTTCAGACAAATGGCCATGCAACAAATGCCAAACTTTACCGGCGGTAAAAGTGCGCCTGAGCTGGGTATTCTGAAAGCCATTAACCTTTATAAAAAAACCAAAGGCACAACCAGCTTGTACGTTTTTGGTGACGACTACCGGGCCAGTGACTTAGACGCCATAGTTCGGCAGATAACCAGTCAGAACCAGGGAGCCGATGGCAAGCCGGTAATGCGTATTCATGGAATAGGCTTTAGCCGCGCGCAAGGCAACGCGGAAACCTTTGCTGCCTTCATGCAGGCTGTTGCTAAACGTAACCGCGGAGCCTTTGTCGGGCTGAACTTTTAG
- a CDS encoding VWA domain-containing protein: MRRPRQAGDGFNLSFLDVMACGLGAVILIFILIDFKAFTPDPSEEKEKLEQELAASMDEQQRLKKSIDEINDKIALESAKQEDSKEAKNDTTQDQTKALQDLSTQLAVVADLENQLAALSKEVEKSANVELSGTGEQNFITGMKVEGEQIGILVDKSASMMGDNLIDVLSKLALSDGKKVSTAKWIRTRRVAQWLLARLPQTSKVSVVTFSNTANRLGQRNVSTASVSGSMNSIVKDLGAVVPEGGTNLQLGISTLFETNPNITDVYIVTDGLPTLGDGLPLSCRNFISTKKSISSDCRQALMVETIKRAPKGVRYNIILLPIEGDPYASPLYWNWSRVSGGTFLSPAPEWP, from the coding sequence ATGCGACGACCACGCCAGGCTGGCGACGGCTTTAACTTATCTTTTCTGGATGTCATGGCATGCGGGCTGGGCGCCGTTATCCTTATTTTTATCCTGATAGATTTTAAAGCTTTTACGCCCGACCCTTCAGAAGAGAAAGAAAAGCTTGAGCAGGAGCTGGCGGCATCAATGGACGAGCAGCAGCGTCTGAAAAAGTCCATTGACGAAATTAATGACAAAATTGCGCTGGAGTCGGCTAAGCAGGAAGACTCTAAAGAAGCGAAAAACGACACCACCCAGGATCAAACCAAAGCTTTGCAGGACTTGTCGACTCAGCTGGCCGTAGTTGCCGATTTGGAAAACCAGTTAGCGGCCTTGTCCAAAGAAGTTGAGAAGTCAGCCAACGTTGAGCTTTCGGGTACGGGTGAGCAGAACTTTATCACCGGCATGAAAGTGGAAGGCGAACAAATAGGCATTCTGGTCGATAAAAGCGCCTCTATGATGGGCGATAACTTAATTGACGTGCTGAGCAAACTGGCTTTGAGCGATGGCAAAAAAGTGTCTACCGCTAAGTGGATAAGAACACGGCGGGTTGCTCAGTGGTTACTGGCAAGACTGCCGCAAACCTCAAAAGTGAGTGTGGTGACGTTTTCCAATACGGCAAACCGTTTAGGGCAACGGAACGTTAGCACTGCCTCAGTCAGCGGCTCTATGAATTCTATAGTGAAAGACTTAGGCGCGGTTGTGCCAGAGGGCGGAACCAACCTTCAGCTGGGCATTAGCACGTTATTTGAGACGAATCCGAATATTACCGATGTCTACATTGTAACGGATGGCCTGCCAACATTGGGAGACGGCCTGCCGCTTTCCTGTCGTAATTTTATTTCGACGAAAAAATCTATCTCCTCAGACTGCCGTCAGGCATTGATGGTTGAGACCATCAAGCGCGCTCCTAAAGGTGTTCGTTACAATATTATACTGCTGCCTATAGAAGGTGACCCCTACGCTTCTCCGCTTTACTGGAACTGGTCGCGGGTAAGCGGCGGCACATTCTTATCGCCAGCTCCGGAGTGGCCATAA
- a CDS encoding MotA/TolQ/ExbB proton channel family protein yields the protein MSKNNTLSMSPNFFVSGGVLLAIFTLIHLLYAGLIRPAAEVAMAEKGTEALTAFSVIFKDVEQQVCISLMLFCLFLMLYKLWRLIDEEEIYSRDLLESYDKSEALDVDAALNDLESSAYKETPAYSTWINCIRRFKNTKNVQHAADTIESSVDNIAIQLESGNNMIRYIIWAIPSIGFVGTVRGIGSALAQADKALDGDIAGMTASLGVAFNSTLVALFISLILMLFMHLLNSRQDKMVIRTQESCEKHLLSHLHS from the coding sequence ATGTCTAAAAATAATACGCTTTCAATGAGCCCTAACTTTTTTGTCAGTGGTGGTGTGCTACTGGCTATTTTTACCCTGATACATTTGCTGTATGCGGGACTTATTCGCCCGGCGGCCGAAGTGGCAATGGCAGAGAAAGGGACAGAAGCTTTAACTGCATTTTCGGTTATCTTCAAAGATGTTGAACAGCAGGTGTGTATTTCGCTCATGTTGTTCTGTCTGTTCCTTATGTTGTATAAGTTGTGGCGGTTAATTGACGAAGAAGAAATTTATTCGCGCGACTTACTGGAAAGCTACGACAAGTCCGAAGCGCTGGACGTTGATGCCGCATTAAATGACTTAGAAAGCTCGGCTTATAAAGAAACCCCCGCATACAGCACCTGGATTAACTGTATTCGTCGTTTTAAGAACACCAAAAACGTTCAGCACGCAGCTGACACCATCGAGTCGTCGGTAGACAATATTGCCATTCAGTTAGAAAGCGGCAACAACATGATCCGCTACATTATCTGGGCTATTCCGTCTATTGGCTTCGTGGGTACGGTGCGCGGTATTGGCTCGGCGCTGGCGCAGGCCGACAAGGCACTGGATGGTGACATTGCCGGTATGACTGCATCGCTGGGTGTGGCTTTTAACTCAACGCTGGTGGCGCTGTTTATTTCTTTGATTCTGATGTTGTTTATGCACTTGCTGAACAGCCGTCAGGACAAGATGGTTATCCGCACGCAAGAGTCCTGCGAGAAGCACTTGCTGTCTCATTTACACAGTTAA
- a CDS encoding SUMF1/EgtB/PvdO family nonheme iron enzyme, whose amino-acid sequence MATLDEAIEKGRRKRRLMAIGFSVSILALLVIYFGWLFLTKGYSFTVKPTEAAQTQRFAVNSGIGFFIDNKYYAVGSGGLVAVSADKYQTKEVQVNDNSPSTIEVELEPKPAKVTITTEPGANDIVWSVNGEQRETASTFEDEFAPGTYTVSASHPAYEPASVAIEALIDGKVEYQLRLTPISGTISINSSPAGASVTLDGKEVGSTPVTVAKVGGDYPVVVNYPGYEPVTDTVSLTVRNKEPKRNYRLQPVQATVNVSVNPKGGALLVNGAPAKNLVSVDANKEHVIRYEKAGYIKQSRTIKLGPAENQQLTFNLDPEMGDVAFTSNEPSDVYINGQKQGVTPLRTTLQALPSNVEFRKTGYRTVKQEFQPSSERLVNVKAEMLREFDARRKEGRPLFVSTLGIEMNRLSPKKFTMGSPVNEPNRGRNEHQVKVDFSRDVWISRHEITEAQFAAFKGSGSKTKMPVTNVSWDEAALFTNWLSEQEGLQPFYKVSNGKVVGTDASSRGYRLPTEAEWEYIAKINRRADSTIYVWGSQEHLRDKQGNFADESAKGQQTFILRGYNDGFAGKAPVGSFKAERGGFFDLDGNVKEWVHDSYTLNPPDLDRVYTDYQGAARGNGNVVKGASYKTGRMKNIRASVRDGESTSAEDIGFRIARYHE is encoded by the coding sequence GTGGCCACACTTGACGAAGCCATTGAGAAAGGACGACGTAAACGACGGCTAATGGCTATTGGCTTCTCGGTCAGTATTCTTGCACTGCTGGTTATTTACTTTGGCTGGTTGTTTCTAACCAAAGGCTACAGTTTTACCGTAAAGCCAACAGAAGCTGCGCAAACTCAGCGCTTTGCGGTTAATTCCGGTATTGGCTTTTTCATCGACAATAAATATTACGCGGTAGGCTCTGGTGGCCTCGTGGCGGTTTCGGCCGACAAGTACCAAACCAAAGAAGTGCAGGTAAACGACAACAGCCCTTCAACTATTGAAGTTGAGCTGGAGCCTAAACCGGCAAAAGTGACGATAACAACAGAGCCGGGCGCAAATGATATTGTCTGGTCAGTTAACGGTGAGCAGCGAGAAACCGCTTCTACCTTTGAGGATGAATTTGCTCCCGGAACGTATACGGTGTCGGCCTCGCATCCGGCTTACGAGCCTGCTTCAGTGGCAATTGAGGCGTTAATAGACGGTAAAGTTGAATATCAACTTCGGCTAACCCCTATTAGTGGCACTATCTCTATTAACTCCAGCCCGGCTGGCGCGTCGGTTACCCTTGACGGCAAAGAGGTGGGTTCAACGCCGGTAACCGTTGCTAAAGTGGGTGGCGACTACCCTGTGGTGGTGAATTATCCGGGGTATGAACCGGTAACGGACACCGTGTCTTTAACCGTGCGCAATAAAGAACCTAAGCGTAATTATCGACTACAGCCAGTGCAGGCAACCGTTAATGTTTCGGTGAACCCGAAGGGCGGAGCGTTGCTGGTTAACGGCGCGCCGGCAAAAAATCTAGTTAGCGTTGATGCCAATAAAGAACATGTTATTCGTTACGAAAAGGCCGGCTACATTAAGCAAAGCCGGACAATTAAGCTGGGTCCAGCCGAGAATCAGCAGCTGACCTTTAACTTAGACCCGGAAATGGGTGACGTAGCTTTTACCTCCAACGAACCCAGCGACGTTTACATTAACGGACAAAAGCAGGGCGTAACGCCGCTTCGCACCACTTTGCAAGCTTTGCCTTCTAACGTTGAGTTTCGTAAAACCGGTTACCGTACGGTTAAGCAGGAGTTTCAGCCTAGCAGCGAGCGGCTGGTGAACGTAAAAGCCGAGATGCTGCGCGAGTTTGATGCCAGAAGAAAAGAAGGCAGACCGTTGTTTGTCAGTACTTTAGGCATTGAAATGAACCGTCTGTCGCCGAAAAAATTCACTATGGGCTCGCCGGTTAATGAGCCAAACCGCGGACGTAATGAGCATCAGGTGAAAGTGGATTTCTCACGGGACGTATGGATATCGCGCCATGAAATTACCGAGGCGCAGTTTGCCGCGTTTAAAGGCTCGGGTAGTAAAACCAAAATGCCGGTTACGAATGTGTCCTGGGACGAAGCTGCGTTATTTACCAACTGGCTGAGCGAACAGGAAGGCTTGCAGCCTTTTTATAAAGTCAGTAACGGTAAAGTGGTGGGAACCGATGCTAGCTCGCGTGGTTACCGCTTGCCGACTGAAGCCGAGTGGGAATACATTGCCAAAATTAATCGCAGAGCCGACTCCACTATTTACGTGTGGGGCAGCCAGGAACACCTGCGTGACAAGCAGGGCAACTTTGCCGATGAGTCTGCAAAAGGTCAGCAGACTTTCATTTTACGTGGTTACAATGACGGTTTTGCCGGTAAAGCACCGGTAGGCAGTTTTAAAGCAGAGCGTGGCGGCTTTTTTGATTTAGACGGCAACGTCAAAGAGTGGGTACACGACAGTTACACTTTAAACCCGCCTGACCTTGACCGGGTTTACACCGATTACCAGGGTGCGGCTCGTGGTAATGGGAATGTGGTAAAAGGTGCGTCTTATAAAACCGGACGCATGAAGAATATTCGTGCCAGCGTTCGCGACGGCGAAAGCACTTCGGCAGAGGATATCGGCTTTAGAATAGCCCGGTATCATGAGTGA
- a CDS encoding tetratricopeptide repeat protein translates to MSSVDQQIAENRAKKKKVIITGVIASVFACLLIGVVVTLLAYFPVSGNTPVVAEKQEKSEPQISSANQAIDRKALQTALNETNHRVSELVATPYISTWQPAKVEAFQTDIDQAFNDYGASNYSQAQTTIEQLNTDITEYQSAFEKAYRQPYADAAKAFAADDIDDAAQLNAQALKVKGDFSDALAFQKRIDTYHEVADLYEQARVGGVEGNIEKQRAAYQQILKLDPQQQDAKAALAKVEQQIKQQRFAGALATAVNAIDKKDFDRAQEALTKASAIDNNRPELATLQAQIDAELKSQGVKSLEKRIQVFAGADEWQTVQMLAEKGLVDYPDSRVVQQAKQSAEEILAASSALDVYIERPGRLADNNIRQNAVNAVSKYSGLTQLSAKLGEKINQVEQLIEKENQPIDVTIRSDNRTYIKVLGVGVVGEVREKTIQLKPGKYQLEGRRDGYRSIIVDVVVEKSGTPIVINVQCNERV, encoded by the coding sequence ATGTCGTCTGTTGATCAGCAAATAGCAGAAAACCGTGCTAAAAAGAAAAAAGTCATAATAACCGGTGTAATTGCCTCTGTTTTTGCCTGTTTGCTGATTGGCGTTGTCGTTACTTTGCTCGCTTATTTTCCGGTTTCGGGTAACACGCCGGTAGTCGCGGAAAAACAAGAGAAAAGCGAGCCGCAGATAAGTTCCGCTAACCAGGCAATAGACAGAAAAGCGCTGCAAACGGCCTTAAATGAGACCAATCACCGCGTTTCTGAGCTTGTTGCTACCCCGTATATATCGACGTGGCAGCCCGCCAAAGTTGAGGCTTTTCAGACCGACATAGATCAGGCTTTTAATGACTATGGCGCCAGTAATTACAGCCAGGCGCAAACCACTATTGAGCAACTCAACACAGATATTACAGAGTACCAAAGCGCGTTTGAAAAGGCTTATAGACAACCTTATGCGGACGCAGCAAAAGCCTTTGCTGCCGACGACATTGATGATGCCGCTCAGTTGAATGCTCAGGCGTTAAAGGTAAAAGGCGATTTTAGCGACGCGCTGGCGTTTCAGAAACGTATAGATACCTACCATGAAGTCGCTGATTTGTATGAACAGGCCAGAGTAGGCGGTGTAGAAGGCAATATAGAGAAGCAGCGTGCTGCTTATCAACAAATTCTAAAGCTTGATCCGCAACAGCAGGATGCCAAGGCAGCCTTAGCGAAAGTGGAACAGCAAATTAAACAACAACGTTTTGCCGGTGCTTTGGCAACGGCGGTGAATGCCATTGATAAAAAAGACTTTGATCGCGCCCAGGAGGCATTAACCAAAGCTTCGGCTATAGACAACAACCGGCCGGAACTGGCAACCCTGCAGGCGCAAATTGACGCTGAGTTAAAAAGTCAGGGTGTGAAGTCGTTAGAAAAACGCATTCAGGTCTTTGCCGGTGCCGACGAATGGCAGACGGTACAGATGCTGGCAGAAAAGGGTTTGGTCGATTATCCGGACAGCCGGGTTGTGCAGCAGGCTAAACAAAGCGCGGAAGAAATATTAGCCGCCAGCAGTGCGCTGGATGTTTATATTGAAAGACCGGGCCGGCTTGCTGACAACAACATTCGCCAAAATGCCGTGAATGCGGTGTCCAAATACAGTGGGCTCACGCAATTGAGCGCAAAGCTGGGTGAAAAAATAAACCAGGTTGAGCAGCTTATTGAAAAGGAAAATCAGCCCATAGATGTGACCATTCGCTCCGACAACCGCACTTATATAAAAGTACTGGGCGTTGGTGTTGTGGGTGAGGTAAGAGAGAAAACCATCCAGTTAAAGCCGGGTAAATACCAATTAGAAGGCCGCCGCGATGGCTACCGCTCAATCATTGTCGATGTTGTGGTGGAGAAGTCGGGCACGCCAATTGTTATTAACGTTCAGTGTAACGAACGCGTTTAG